One part of the bacterium genome encodes these proteins:
- the kdsB gene encoding 3-deoxy-manno-octulosonate cytidylyltransferase: protein MRVVVAIPARIGSTRLPAKALADIGGEPMVVRVWRRCSRVRGADRVLVATDDRAIASAVAAAGGEAVLTGEYPSGTDRIAAAVAGDPGDLVVNVQGDEPFVDPASVEALVASFAGEPAQEAATLATPVRTADELYAPSVVKVLAGRDGYAVSFSRYPIPWREGLWDVGPDGWRRPAAPAKTAGYLRHIGMYAYRAAFLAQLTRLEPTPGERAERLEQLRILEHGRRIRVVVVPEAGLAVDTAADLAEARRRAARERD, encoded by the coding sequence GTGCGCGTCGTCGTCGCAATCCCTGCCCGCATCGGCTCCACGCGCCTTCCGGCCAAGGCCCTGGCGGACATCGGCGGCGAGCCGATGGTGGTGCGCGTCTGGCGGCGCTGCTCGCGCGTGCGCGGCGCCGACCGCGTCCTGGTCGCCACCGACGACCGCGCGATCGCCTCCGCCGTGGCGGCGGCCGGCGGCGAGGCGGTGCTGACGGGCGAGTACCCCTCCGGGACCGACCGGATCGCCGCTGCCGTCGCCGGGGACCCGGGCGATCTCGTCGTCAACGTCCAGGGCGACGAGCCTTTCGTCGACCCGGCCTCCGTCGAGGCACTCGTGGCGAGCTTCGCGGGCGAGCCGGCGCAGGAGGCCGCGACGCTCGCCACGCCGGTGCGCACCGCCGACGAGCTCTACGCGCCTTCGGTCGTCAAGGTGCTGGCGGGCCGCGACGGGTACGCGGTCAGCTTCTCGCGGTACCCCATCCCGTGGCGCGAGGGGCTGTGGGACGTGGGACCCGACGGGTGGCGGCGGCCGGCGGCCCCCGCCAAAACGGCGGGCTACCTGCGGCACATCGGCATGTACGCCTACCGCGCGGCGTTCCTCGCACAGCTCACGCGGCTGGAGCCCACCCCGGGCGAGCGGGCGGAGCGGCTCGAGCAACTGCGGATCCTGGAGCACGGGCGGCGCATCCGCGTGGTCGTCGTGCCCGAGGCGGGACTCGCCGTCGACACGGCCGCGGACCTGGCCGAGGCGCGCCGCCGCGCCGCGCGCGAGAGGGACTGA
- the tatC gene encoding twin-arginine translocase subunit TatC produces the protein MDAAEAPKTPGERQSFLSHLEELRSRLVKALLAVLVAFGLAYSQVDKIFSWLTVPLKTALPNTPLVMIRLTEGFMTFLKLGLWTGLFLASPVVLYQIWAFIAPGLYRHERRLIGPLVVASTILFVAGAALAYYFALPFMLRYLMSGYSSEEVKPMLAVSSYVSSACLVMATAGLIFQIPLVMLLLARMGIIKAAQLAKNRKYVLLVSFVIGAVLSPPDVFSQTLVSVPLFLLFEVSIWAIRVQDLLRRGKGTQQTPAAPPAPAG, from the coding sequence ATGGACGCGGCTGAGGCGCCGAAGACCCCGGGCGAGCGCCAGTCGTTCCTCAGCCACCTGGAGGAGCTGCGCAGCCGCCTGGTCAAGGCCCTGCTGGCGGTCCTCGTCGCCTTCGGCCTGGCCTACTCCCAGGTGGACAAGATCTTCTCCTGGCTGACCGTGCCGCTGAAGACCGCGCTGCCGAACACACCGCTGGTGATGATCCGCCTCACCGAGGGCTTCATGACCTTCCTGAAGCTCGGCCTCTGGACCGGCCTCTTCCTCGCGTCGCCGGTGGTCCTCTACCAGATCTGGGCCTTCATCGCGCCGGGCCTCTACCGGCACGAGCGGCGCCTGATCGGGCCGCTCGTGGTCGCCTCGACGATCCTCTTCGTCGCCGGCGCCGCGCTCGCGTACTACTTCGCGCTGCCGTTCATGCTCCGCTACCTGATGTCCGGCTACTCGAGCGAGGAGGTCAAGCCGATGCTCGCCGTCTCCTCGTACGTCTCGTCGGCGTGCCTCGTCATGGCGACCGCGGGGCTCATCTTCCAGATCCCGCTCGTCATGCTGCTGCTCGCCCGGATGGGCATCATCAAGGCGGCGCAGCTGGCGAAGAACCGCAAGTACGTGCTGCTCGTGAGCTTCGTCATCGGCGCGGTGCTCAGTCCGCCGGACGTCTTCTCGCAGACGCTCGTCTCGGTGCCCCTGTTCCTGCTCTTCGAGGTCAGCATCTGGGCCATCCGGGTCCAGGATCTGCTGCGCCGCGGCAAGGGGACGCAGCAGACGCCGGCGGCGCCCCCGGCGCCTGCCGGCTGA
- the tatB gene encoding Sec-independent protein translocase protein TatB, whose product MFGIGMQEIVLICAIALIVVGPKRLPEIARALGKGYAEFRRAFDDMKRTVEVDLQTDEFRRSLMDLPPPPPPGGAPPPPAESLLTTPPAPAPFPYGAQPPSAPTPTCAPPEAPGETAAPQAPEAGGGKDEHGRG is encoded by the coding sequence GTGTTCGGCATCGGCATGCAGGAGATCGTGCTCATCTGCGCGATCGCCCTCATCGTGGTCGGGCCCAAGAGACTGCCGGAGATCGCGCGCGCGCTCGGCAAGGGGTACGCGGAGTTCCGGCGCGCCTTCGACGACATGAAGCGCACCGTCGAGGTCGACCTCCAGACCGACGAGTTCCGGCGCAGCCTCATGGATCTGCCTCCCCCCCCGCCGCCCGGCGGCGCCCCGCCACCGCCGGCGGAGTCGCTGCTCACGACGCCCCCCGCGCCCGCCCCGTTCCCCTACGGGGCTCAGCCGCCGTCGGCCCCGACGCCGACATGCGCGCCGCCTGAGGCGCCGGGGGAGACTGCCGCGCCGCAGGCCCCGGAAGCGGGCGGCGGGAAGGACGAGCATGGACGCGGCTGA
- a CDS encoding potassium channel protein: protein MGASGGMRAFLAGEHGRRIVGALAVLAGVTVCATAGFMLIEGWSLLDAFYMAVITMTSVGFGEVHPLTPAGKIFTVAVILGGVAIVAMFLSYGSQVVFAGQFERFMGRRRMEKEIARLRDHYIICGYGRMGRVISREFAKKPVPFVVVENSPEVFREIDPGMLCIAGNAEEDSVLAAAGIERARGLVTVVSSDADNVYITLTAAGLRPDLYIVARAGDEAAERKLLRAGASKVVCPYAIGGTGIANAILRPAVVDFIELVTRREHLELQMEEVLIAPGSALAGRTVLETGLRQRYGAIVVAVKQGDERMRFNPAPEDRLAAGDRLIVLGAGDMLDAIGKLAAG from the coding sequence ATGGGTGCAAGCGGCGGGATGCGCGCGTTCCTGGCGGGTGAGCACGGCCGCCGCATCGTCGGGGCCCTCGCGGTGCTGGCCGGCGTGACCGTCTGCGCAACCGCGGGCTTCATGCTCATCGAGGGCTGGAGCCTGCTGGACGCGTTCTACATGGCGGTGATCACGATGACGTCCGTGGGCTTCGGCGAGGTGCACCCGCTCACGCCCGCGGGAAAGATCTTCACGGTGGCGGTGATCCTCGGCGGCGTTGCGATCGTCGCGATGTTCCTCAGCTACGGTTCGCAGGTGGTCTTCGCGGGGCAATTCGAGAGGTTCATGGGGAGGCGCAGGATGGAGAAGGAGATCGCGCGGCTGCGGGACCACTACATCATCTGCGGCTACGGCCGCATGGGGCGGGTTATCTCGCGCGAGTTCGCCAAGAAGCCGGTGCCGTTCGTCGTCGTCGAGAACAGCCCCGAGGTCTTCCGCGAGATCGACCCCGGGATGCTCTGCATCGCCGGCAACGCCGAGGAGGACTCCGTGCTCGCCGCCGCGGGCATCGAGCGCGCCCGCGGACTGGTGACGGTCGTCTCCTCCGATGCCGACAACGTCTACATCACGCTCACGGCCGCCGGCCTGCGGCCCGACCTCTACATCGTGGCGCGCGCCGGCGACGAGGCCGCCGAGCGCAAGCTGCTGCGGGCCGGGGCCTCGAAGGTCGTCTGTCCCTACGCGATCGGCGGCACCGGGATCGCCAACGCCATCCTGCGGCCCGCCGTCGTGGACTTCATCGAGCTGGTCACGCGGCGCGAGCACCTCGAGCTGCAGATGGAGGAGGTGCTGATCGCCCCCGGCTCGGCTCTGGCCGGCCGCACGGTCCTCGAGACCGGCCTGCGCCAGCGCTACGGCGCGATCGTCGTCGCCGTCAAGCAGGGGGACGAGCGCATGCGCTTCAACCCGGCGCCGGAGGACCGGCTCGCGGCGGGCGACCGGCTCATCGTGCTTGGCGCCGGCGACATGCTCGACGCGATCGGCAAATTGGCCGCGGGCTGA